The Actinomyces wuliandei genome contains the following window.
AAGTCCCCGGGCACGCCCACCGCCACCGTCCCCAGGGAGCCGGGGACCTTGGAGGCGTCGGCGTAGCCGATCGTGCCGGGAGCCGCGGAGACTGTCTGGACCACCCCGGAGGTCCCGTCCCCGGACTGCCCCTCCAGGGGCCAGGTCTCGGAGCCGCCGTAGGGCCACGCCTGCGGCGCGGCAGCGCTGAGGTAGTCGGTGAGGGTCCTGGTGGTCCCGGAGTCGTCGGAGCGGTGCACCACAGTGATGCCGAGGTCAGGCAGGTCGGTCCCCTCATTGAGGGCGACGAGGGCCGGGTCCCTCCAGGAGGTGATCGTCCCGGCCAGGACACGGGCGAGGACCTCGCCGGTCATGCTGACGTGGTCGGTGCCGTCCAGGCCGGGCAGGTTGTAGACGAGCGCGATCGGGGAGACGTACAGGGGCAGCTCGACGACACCACCCAGTCCGGAGATCTCGGCGTCGTCCACCGCCACGTCGGAGCCGGCGAAGTCCACGGCACCGGCGGCAAGCTTGGTGCGCCCCGCCCCGGAGCCACCCCCCGCGTAGTCGACGAAGGCCCGGAGGTTGGCGTCCATGAAGCCGTTCATCCAGGCCTCCTGGGCGGTGGACTGGGACGTGGCCCCCGCCCCCCGGATCCCTCCCTCCAGGTCGGAGGAGCCGCCGGGGGCAGGGGCGCCCGCGTCGCGCCCGCAGGCCGCCAGCACGGCCACCGAGGCGGCACTCGCGGCACTGAGCGCACCCAGGGAGCGGCGTGTCAGGCAGCCGCGTGGAAGGAGCACAGGAACCGTCCTTGTCTCGTCTTGTGTCTCACCGTGGTGCCACCTGGTCTTTCCGTCTCTATCTTCCCGCCTGGTCTTTCCTGTCCGGCCCTCTTCTGCCTGGCTCTCCTTCCCGGCCTTTCCACCGTCTGCTACGTCGTACCGCGCCTTTCCAGTGCCCCCACCCCGGGGGCCTGGTGGAGACCCGGTCCGCTGTCAGGCGCAGCCAGGGCTCGCACGACTGGCTGTCACGGTACGCCTCCCGGGTGAGCGCTTCGGGTGCCACAGGCAAACACCAAGCTAACAACCTGTCCGGCGCGGCACAGCCACCACCAGCGACCGCCAGCAACCGCCAGCGACCGCCAGCGACCGCCAGGGCGGTATGCGAGGTCGGGGTACGCGACACCAGCCCCGGGGCATCGCACGACGTACCCGGGAGCCGGAAACCGGCCCTCACGGGCCGAGGCCGGAGCAGGGCTCGCCTTCCAGCCGTCCACGGACAGTGTCCTCGTCTGTCCCCGTCTACCCTCGTCTGCTGTCCTCCTACCGGGACGCACGCGAGGCTGTCGTGAGATGACGACACGGGGTACCGGCGCCCGACCACACCTTCCCCGAAGGACAGGGAGACGACACGGGGGCTACCGCCCCTCGGACAGGACGGGACGCTGCTTCTCGATCGCCACCGCCCGCACCTTGCCCCGGGGGCGGCGGGCCAGGTGCACCACCAGGATCTCCCCGGTCTTGAGCCAGGGGTCCCGGTCAGGCACAGAGCGCAGCAGCCGACCCGGCGCCACCTGCGCCACCACGTCCATGACGGTGGGCAGGACCGGGCGGTGGGTGCACAGGGCGACCGGCGCCTCCGGGTGGCGCAGCTCGTGGGTCACTACCGTGCGTACCGCCTTGGGCTTGTCGGCATGCGCGGCCTCGGTGAGCGAGCCCACCTGCTCCGCCTCCAGCCCGGCTGCCCAGGCGTAGGGGGCCACGGTGTCCGCGCAGCGCCTCCACGGGCTAGTGATGACCCGCGCCACCCCATAGGCAGACAGGATCGGCACCAGTGCCTGCGCCCGGCCCTCACCCTGGTCACGGGTCAAGGGGCGAGTGGCCTCGTCAGTCTCCGTGTCGCGCTTGCGAGGCCGGTTCCACACCGAGCGCTTGACTGCCCGCGCGTGACGCACCAGGACCAGCGTCCAGGTGTCCAGCTTGCCGTCCTCCCACAGGTCCACCAGCTCACCCAGCAGGTCCCGGTCCCGGGCGTGGGTCAGGTGCCTGCGGGCCGCCTTGAGGCCCATCCACCGCACGTCGTCGATCTCCCTGCGCGAGGCGAGCTCCACCGCCGCACGCGCTCTCAGCGCCGCCGAGCCCTCAGGCGGCAGGCGGGCCGCCCAGTAGCTGACCTGCTTGCGCGTGCCGTCACCCAGGCGGTAGCGCACAGTCGTCAGCGGCTGGCCCAGCACCACGTGACACCCGGTCTCCTCAGCGACCTCCCGCACTGCGCAGGTGCGCACCGACTCACCCGGATCGACCTTCCCCTTGGGGAAGGACCAGTCGTCGTAGCGGGGACGGTGCACCACCAGGACCTCCAGGCGCCCACGCCTCTCACGCCACACCAGCGCCCCGGCCGCACGGACCGCAGCCTTACTGCTCTTCCCGGCCTTCCCCCCGGCGCTGCTCCCAGCCTTGCCAGCTTTGCCTCCCCCCTTCTTCTCACTCTTGATCCCGGTCTTCTTCCCCGGCGCCTTCTCGCTGCTCATGACGGTCTCAGCGACGGCTCTTGACCCGCGAGCGCGCCCGGGCCATGAGGCAGTCCTGGACGTCCTCCAGGCGGCTGCCGTCCGCCCCGCTCACGTGACGGGTCCACGTACCGTCGGGGTTGAGGTGCCAGGAGGAGACCTCGTCACTGACGCAACGGGTCACCAGCCGCTCCAGCTGGGCCAGCATGGCGGGGTCAGTGATACGGACCAGGGCCTCCACACGGCGGTCCAGGTTGCGGTGCATGAGGTCGGCCGAGCCTATGTAGAGCACGGTGTCGCCCCCGTTGGCGAAGGCGTAGACCCGCGAGTGCTCCAGGAAGCGCCCCAGGATGGAGCGCACCCGGATGTTCTCGCTCAGGCCCGGCACCCCGGCCCGGATACCGCAGATACCACGCACCACGACGTCCACGGGCACCCCGGCACGCGAAGCCCGGTAGAGCGCGTCGATCACCGTCTCGTCAATGATGGAGTTCACCTTGATACGGATCCAGGCAGGCAGGCCTGAGCGCTTGTTGGCGATCTCCTTGTCAATGTGCTCCACCAGGCCGTCGCGCAGAGAGCGGGGGGCGACCAGCAGACGACGGAAACGTGCCCGTGGGGCGTAGCCGGAGAGCTGGTTGAACAAGGTAGTCAGGTCCTGGGCGACATCGCGGTCCGTCGTGAGCAGGCCCAGGTCCTCGTAGCCGCGAGCCGTCCTGGGGTGGTAGTTGCCGGTACCCACGTGGCAGTAGCGACGCAGGCCGTCGCCCTCCTCCCGGACCACCAGGAGCAGCTTGCAGTGGATCTTGAGCCCCACCATGCCGTAGACCACGTGGACCCCGGCCCGCTCCAGCTTGCGCGCCCAGGAGATGTTGGCCTCCTCGTCAAAGCGGGCCTTGATCTCCACCACCGCGACCACCTGCTTGCCGGCCTCGGCGGCGTCGATGAGGGCGTCGATGATCGGGGAGTCCCCGCTGGTACGGTACAGCGTCTGCTTGATAGCCAGAACCTGGGGGTCGGCGGCGGCCTGGGCCACCAGCTCCTGGACCGAGGTGGAGAAGGAGTCGTAGGGGTGGTGGAGCAGGACGTCGTGCTCACGCATCGCCGCGAAGATGTCCGGTGAGGTGGAGGACTCGTAGGCGGCCAGCCCAGAGGCGGTGACCGGCACGAAGCGCGGGTACCTCAGCGCGGGGATGTCCAGGTCGTGGAGCTCGTTGAGGCAGCGCAGGTCCAGCGGCGCAGGCAGGGCGAAGACGTCCTCCTCCCGCAGTCCCAGGGAGCGGGCCAGGTAGCGCCGGGTGAAGGGGGACACGGTGTCCTCCACCTCCAGACGCACCGAGTCACCGAAGCGGCGGCGCTCCAGCTCGCGCTCCATGGCGGTCAGGAGGTTCTCCGCGTCGTCCTCCTCCACCTCCAGGTTCTCGTTGCGGGTGACCCGGAAGAAGTGGTGCTCCAGGATGTCCATCCCGGGGAAGAGGTGATCCAGGTGCTCGCCAATGACCACCTCAATGGGGATGAAGGCCGTTCCTGCCTCCTTGTTGGAGGCGTCGAGCTCGCGGCCGGGCACGGTCACCAGGCGCGGCAGGGAGTCCGGCACCTTGATGCGGGCGAAGTGCTCCTTGCCGCTGCGGGGGTTGCGCAGGATGACGGCGAGGTTGAGGGACAGGCCGGAGATGTAGGGGAAGGGGTGGGAGGGGTCCACGGCCAGAGGGGTGAGGACGGGGAAGATGTGGTGGCGGAAGTAGCGGGCCAGCCGCTCCTGCTGCTCCGAGGCCAGCTGGTCCCACATGAGGATCTCGATACCGTGCTCGGCCAGGGCCGGGCGCACGTCCTCCTGGAAGAGAGCCGCCTGGCGGGCGGTGAGCTCCTTGGCACGGGAGGTGACCTGAGCGAGCACCTGGTGGGCGTCCAGGCCTGAGGCGCGCACCGGGGTGATGCCGGCCTTGATGCGGCGCTTGAGCCCAGCCACGCGCACCATGTAGAACTCGTCCAGGTTGGAGGAGAAGATCGACAGGAACCAGGCACGCTCCAGCAGGGGGAGGTCACGGTCCTCCGCCTGCTCCAGGACCCGCTCGTTAAAGTCCATCCAGGTAAGCTCCCGGTCGGTGAAGCGGTCCTCGAAGGACTCCAGAGGCGGCAGGACAGGCTCTGGGACCGGGGCTGGAAGGTCCGGAGGGCTGGGCACGGGGGCCTGACCCGCCTCCGCAGGGCTACCAGGGGTGAGGCTGGCAGGGGCCGAGCCCGCTGCGGCGCTGCGGGCCGCCTCGGCCGCAGCGCCGCGGGACGCCTCAGCCACACCAGCCGCCACCGGAGCCAGGAGGGCGCCAGCCTCCTCCAGGTCCTCGAAGTCCTCGTCCTCGTACTGGGGACCGGAGTCGTCGGCGAAGTCGCGCGGGTCAGCCGCCTCAATGACGTGCTCCTCAGCGACCTGCGCGTCCCGCGCGTCCTCCGCCCCATTGTCCGTCACGTCGGAGACCTCCACATCGGAGGCCTCCCTGGCACGCTCCACCTCATCACCGCTGTCAGGGCTGGGGGCGTGGGAACCAGGCCGGGCAGGCAGGCCGCCGCCACCTGTCGCCGCCTCACCCGGAGCCGCCACAGGGTCCCCAGCCGGAACCTCCACAGGGGCTGGCGGCACCGCCTCCGCCGACTCCCCCGGGTCCTGCGGGCCAGTGGCCGCCGTGGAGGCAGGAGAGTGGGCACGACCACCGAGGAAGGCGGACAGCGGGACGGGAGGCTGAGGGGCGTGGCTGGTCATGGGTGAATCGTCCCACGTCCAGGGCTGGGGCGACAGGCCGACCGGGCACGGCGCGGCCACGAGGCAGACCAGCCGCGCCAGCGACCGTGGGAGGGAGACGTTGCGCAACCACCACCTGCCAGCAACGCACTGGCCGCGCCGGTAGCAGTGGCCGGCTCAGTCGAGCAGGCCGACACGGGCACGACGGGCCGACTCGGCCAGCTCCTCGGCCGTCGCCACCAGGGCGGAGTCCCGGCGGGTGACGCGGTCCGCCAGCTCGTCGGCGTCGTCCTCGATCCACACGGCGCTGGACCCTGCCGCCAGGGCGCGCAGGAAGCCGGAGGTGACGCCGAGCAGCGGCTCCAGCGCCGTCACCCCACCCTCAAGCTGCCCGGCCAGGAGAAAGTCAAGGCGCTCCCGGAGCCACTGCGGCGCCGGGGCGCGCCGGGCCTGGGAACGAGCCTCCTCAAAACGGGCCTGAGCCTCCTCCCCCGCCCCAGTGAGGTCCACGGTGGTGGCGTACCGGCGCTCAACCAGCGCGGGGTCGCGCCGGATCCACTCCCGCACCAGGAACAGGCGCCACAGGGTGCCGGGCAGGGTAGCGGCCGGGGAGTCGGCCCACAGCTCGGCGACGTCGTCCACGCCGTGTCCCGACACCGCCGCGACAACACCCTCCCGGGTGATGGGACCCTCCTGCGGTCCCACAACACCGGGGAAGCCCCCGACCAGGGCCTGGGCAGCACGGTGGGCGAGCTCCGAGGCGACGGCGGTGTCAGCCGTGCCCTCGATCTGCTCGGCCGCCTCAGGGTCGAGGCGAGCGGGACGGTGGAACTGGCGAGCCATAACGGACCCCTCCCTGTAGGACCTGCAGGAGCAGCAGCCGGGCGGTAGCGGGCCAGCCGCGTGGCCCCGCACAGTGCTGCGCCGGGCTGCCGCCCCTATTGTGCCGCGAGACAGGCAGGCGGGACACCAGGCGACCAGATACACTCATGCGCACCTAGCCTGTGGACGGGGCAGCGGCTGGCCCGCGCCCATCCGGACCAGGCCGGGTACCTGACGGTGTCGGCTGCCACCAGGAGCAGGACTGTCAGGCGAGGCCCCCTTAGCTCAGCCGGTCAGAGCTGCGGACTTTTAATCCGACGGTCGTGGGTTCGAGTCCCACAGGGGGTACCGCAGCGCGGTGACGCATACGCGCATCACCCGGACCAGCTCTATCACATCCGCACACCTGCCACACCTGGCCTCATCCCAGCCACCACCACGCCCGTCACGGCCACGCAGTAGGTCACAAGGCCCTCACCCGTGGTGGCCCCGGGGCCCACAAGAAAGACATCGAGCCTTCCAGCGATCGCACGAGCACCGGCTGACACGGACTGCGCTGCCACCGCCTGCTCCCCCTCGTGCTCAGGCACGGTCGATGAGGTCCATGGGCTCGTTGGTGTCTCGGACCTTGACGGCGGGCTCGGCCTCGCGGATCGCACCGGTGTAGTCGAGGATCTTCGTGGCCCGCTCCTTGTGCTGGCGGCTGGTACGCACCTGGGTACACGTGTCGGGCTCCATAGCCCCGTCCTTCGCTGCCCTTCGTCCGTAATCCTGTCGTACTCCCGTTGTACTTGTCCAGGAGTGCCATCAACGGGGCGACATGGCTCGTCACAAGTGCCCGCAGGAAGGACCCGGCACCTCAGCAGCCGTTCAGAGCGTCCGCGCAGCCACCACCCTGGAGCCGCCCCCAGGCCCGCTTCCTAAGGCTGCACATCTTCAGCGCACCAGGGGGTCTGCCGACCAGGCGCTTCCTTGGAAGCACGTCCCGGTTACCCTCTCAGAGAGGCTGAAGATGTGCAGTAGCATCTTTTCTGCACATCTTCGGCTCCACCTCCGCGTCCTCACGCAGCGGAAATCGAGTCTTCTCCTGCCGTGGCAAGGCTGCTACGCCGCACGCTGGAGGCCGAAGATGTGCAGACTGTCTGTACTCCTGTGAGGAGAGACCGGGGTACGGCTCCTACCGCTGAGGACCACACCAGGCTCCTGTACAACGACACCCCTACATGACCAAGGCGACGGCGACGGTCATCAAGGGCACCGCAGCGCGCTTCGACTTCAGTGCCGACTCGGGGCTGACCCCCTCCCCGAGATCCAGGCCAGAGTCACCCAGCTGCGCAACACCCCCTGCAGGCCCGCACCGAGCAGACCGGCAGCGGGCTACGGCTGTGGCGGGCGTCAGAGCCCCCGATCCCGTACGGCGGCACCCACGTACCTTCACCAGCGCGATCGACGGCGACCTCCATGTCAGGCGCCGCCGCAAGGGACGCGACCTGACCCGCTTCTACATCACCAGACACAACCCCTGGGCGATCCGGCACCCGCCCTGCTCACACGGCTTCCGCGCCGAGGACGCAGACAGCGTGGCGGGAGCTGACAAGCCTGGCCGTCTCACGCCGGGAGCACCCAATCAATTCA
Protein-coding sequences here:
- a CDS encoding phosphate ABC transporter substrate-binding protein PstS; its protein translation is MLLPRGCLTRRSLGALSAASAASVAVLAACGRDAGAPAPGGSSDLEGGIRGAGATSQSTAQEAWMNGFMDANLRAFVDYAGGGSGAGRTKLAAGAVDFAGSDVAVDDAEISGLGGVVELPLYVSPIALVYNLPGLDGTDHVSMTGEVLARVLAGTITSWRDPALVALNEGTDLPDLGITVVHRSDDSGTTRTLTDYLSAAAPQAWPYGGSETWPLEGQSGDGTSGVVQTVSAAPGTIGYADASKVPGSLGTVAVGVPGDFAVCSSEAAAATLSSSELVESGDGARLAYSLNYDAPGAYPLVLVSYLLARQDYEDAGTAAVVRAYLSYAVSAEGQDLAALRAGCVPVPQPLRSRAASAIAMISP
- a CDS encoding NUDIX hydrolase encodes the protein MSSEKAPGKKTGIKSEKKGGGKAGKAGSSAGGKAGKSSKAAVRAAGALVWRERRGRLEVLVVHRPRYDDWSFPKGKVDPGESVRTCAVREVAEETGCHVVLGQPLTTVRYRLGDGTRKQVSYWAARLPPEGSAALRARAAVELASRREIDDVRWMGLKAARRHLTHARDRDLLGELVDLWEDGKLDTWTLVLVRHARAVKRSVWNRPRKRDTETDEATRPLTRDQGEGRAQALVPILSAYGVARVITSPWRRCADTVAPYAWAAGLEAEQVGSLTEAAHADKPKAVRTVVTHELRHPEAPVALCTHRPVLPTVMDVVAQVAPGRLLRSVPDRDPWLKTGEILVVHLARRPRGKVRAVAIEKQRPVLSEGR
- a CDS encoding RNA degradosome polyphosphate kinase, with the protein product MTSHAPQPPVPLSAFLGGRAHSPASTAATGPQDPGESAEAVPPAPVEVPAGDPVAAPGEAATGGGGLPARPGSHAPSPDSGDEVERAREASDVEVSDVTDNGAEDARDAQVAEEHVIEAADPRDFADDSGPQYEDEDFEDLEEAGALLAPVAAGVAEASRGAAAEAARSAAAGSAPASLTPGSPAEAGQAPVPSPPDLPAPVPEPVLPPLESFEDRFTDRELTWMDFNERVLEQAEDRDLPLLERAWFLSIFSSNLDEFYMVRVAGLKRRIKAGITPVRASGLDAHQVLAQVTSRAKELTARQAALFQEDVRPALAEHGIEILMWDQLASEQQERLARYFRHHIFPVLTPLAVDPSHPFPYISGLSLNLAVILRNPRSGKEHFARIKVPDSLPRLVTVPGRELDASNKEAGTAFIPIEVVIGEHLDHLFPGMDILEHHFFRVTRNENLEVEEDDAENLLTAMERELERRRFGDSVRLEVEDTVSPFTRRYLARSLGLREEDVFALPAPLDLRCLNELHDLDIPALRYPRFVPVTASGLAAYESSTSPDIFAAMREHDVLLHHPYDSFSTSVQELVAQAAADPQVLAIKQTLYRTSGDSPIIDALIDAAEAGKQVVAVVEIKARFDEEANISWARKLERAGVHVVYGMVGLKIHCKLLLVVREEGDGLRRYCHVGTGNYHPRTARGYEDLGLLTTDRDVAQDLTTLFNQLSGYAPRARFRRLLVAPRSLRDGLVEHIDKEIANKRSGLPAWIRIKVNSIIDETVIDALYRASRAGVPVDVVVRGICGIRAGVPGLSENIRVRSILGRFLEHSRVYAFANGGDTVLYIGSADLMHRNLDRRVEALVRITDPAMLAQLERLVTRCVSDEVSSWHLNPDGTWTRHVSGADGSRLEDVQDCLMARARSRVKSRR